Proteins from one Chloroflexota bacterium genomic window:
- a CDS encoding polyprenyl synthetase family protein produces the protein MKQISDESIRQAMQSAFPPADARVTMFYEMQEYHLGWRNAQLEPTQADSGKLLRPRFCLLACAAVGGDPQQAEPLAAAIQLLHDFSLIHDDIEDHSPTRRGRETVWKLWEVPQAINVGDGMFTLAQLSLFRLAEVGVESSVVVEIARRFNQTIIRLCEGQYLDMSFEQRLDISEGDYLAMISRKTAALIAAAAGLGAILGNANREQAAALYNWGEALGLAFQIEDDMLGIWGAEAVTGKPDAHDIWGRKKSLPIIHALAHADAEDGGKLAAIYQKEQLAASDIQTVLTILERTGSQGYTAGVAKFYHEQALAALADLQGEAEPIAELHALTKQLLGRVK, from the coding sequence ATGAAACAAATTTCTGACGAATCGATTCGCCAAGCGATGCAGAGTGCCTTCCCACCTGCCGATGCCCGCGTAACTATGTTTTATGAGATGCAGGAATATCATTTGGGCTGGCGTAATGCTCAACTTGAGCCAACCCAAGCCGATAGTGGCAAGTTGTTGCGCCCACGCTTTTGTTTGCTCGCCTGTGCTGCGGTTGGCGGCGATCCCCAACAGGCTGAGCCTTTAGCTGCCGCGATTCAGCTTTTACATGATTTTTCGCTCATCCACGATGATATTGAAGATCACAGCCCAACTCGCCGTGGCCGCGAAACCGTGTGGAAATTGTGGGAAGTTCCGCAAGCGATCAATGTTGGTGATGGCATGTTTACGCTTGCCCAGCTTTCATTATTTCGTTTGGCAGAAGTTGGGGTCGAATCATCGGTCGTGGTCGAAATTGCGCGGCGCTTTAATCAAACAATTATTCGTTTGTGCGAAGGCCAGTATCTCGATATGTCGTTTGAGCAACGCCTCGACATTAGCGAAGGCGATTATTTGGCGATGATCAGCCGCAAAACGGCGGCATTAATCGCCGCTGCGGCTGGTTTAGGGGCAATTTTGGGCAATGCCAACCGCGAACAAGCCGCCGCCCTGTATAATTGGGGTGAAGCCTTGGGCTTGGCCTTCCAAATCGAAGATGATATGCTCGGCATTTGGGGCGCAGAAGCGGTAACAGGCAAGCCCGATGCTCACGATATTTGGGGCCGCAAAAAAAGCCTGCCGATTATTCATGCTCTAGCTCATGCCGATGCTGAGGATGGTGGCAAGCTGGCGGCGATTTATCAAAAAGAACAGCTTGCAGCCAGCGATATTCAAACTGTGCTGACAATTTTAGAGCGCACTGGCTCACAAGGCTATACTGCTGGCGTAGCCAAGTTCTATCACGAGCAAGCTTTAGCCGCCTTAGCCGATTTACAAGGCGAGGCCGAGCCAATCGCCGAGTTGCATGCATTAACCAAACAATTATTGGGACGAGTGAAATAG
- a CDS encoding glycosyltransferase family 4 protein — translation MMRILLLTAEYLPQPGGVGDYTAKLAEALTALGCQVCVLTAGEGAEQSEPWLVWRRVRGWGRKLHQDVRNAAKQFEADIVHIQYQTGAYEMKPAVNLLPAALSVPSVVTLHDLRMPYLAPKVAPLRRYVTRLLIENAHAVVVTNAEDESRLAGDAPSSNPDIYTLTQPLEPPAHLIPIGANIEVAPLADRQQLRQQLGANPETLLLGYFGLLNSTKGVHTIVESLQYLPATTRLVIIGGGTGTPEDETYAEQLRATISRLELDQRIHWTGYLSASEVSRTLQALDCAALPFSDGASYRRGSLLAMLAHGVPTITTPPHVPIDPSLRHERDVLLVEPDDAINLALAVEQIAANPELRQQLSQAGQRIACSFRWETIAQLHTTLYQQLLDAQQTKHEHDEGSAFSG, via the coding sequence ATGATGCGAATATTGTTGCTAACAGCCGAATATTTGCCCCAACCTGGGGGCGTTGGCGATTACACTGCCAAATTAGCCGAAGCCTTAACCGCGCTCGGCTGTCAGGTTTGTGTGCTCACTGCTGGCGAAGGTGCTGAACAAAGCGAGCCATGGCTGGTTTGGCGCAGGGTGCGCGGCTGGGGCCGTAAGCTGCATCAGGATGTGCGCAACGCTGCCAAGCAATTCGAGGCCGATATTGTGCATATTCAATATCAGACTGGCGCATACGAGATGAAGCCTGCGGTCAATTTGCTGCCTGCGGCGCTCTCGGTGCCAAGTGTCGTAACCCTGCACGATTTGCGTATGCCCTATTTGGCTCCTAAAGTTGCGCCGTTGCGCCGCTATGTTACCCGTCTGCTGATCGAAAATGCTCATGCCGTGGTGGTTACCAATGCCGAGGATGAATCGCGCTTGGCTGGCGATGCACCCAGCAGCAATCCCGATATTTATACCTTGACCCAGCCATTGGAGCCGCCAGCTCACTTAATTCCAATTGGCGCGAATATCGAGGTTGCGCCATTAGCCGACCGCCAGCAGCTACGCCAGCAGTTGGGAGCCAACCCCGAAACGCTGTTATTGGGCTATTTTGGCTTGCTCAATAGCACCAAAGGCGTGCACACCATCGTTGAATCGTTGCAATATTTGCCAGCAACCACCCGCCTCGTGATTATCGGCGGTGGCACAGGCACGCCCGAAGATGAAACCTACGCTGAACAGTTACGCGCCACGATCAGCCGCCTCGAGCTTGATCAGCGTATCCATTGGACGGGCTACCTGAGTGCTAGCGAGGTTTCCCGTACCTTGCAAGCACTCGATTGCGCGGCTCTGCCATTTAGCGATGGTGCATCATATCGCCGTGGTAGTTTGTTGGCGATGCTCGCCCATGGTGTGCCAACAATCACCACTCCACCGCATGTGCCAATCGATCCTTCGCTGCGCCATGAACGTGATGTGCTGTTAGTCGAGCCAGATGATGCAATTAATTTGGCTTTAGCGGTTGAGCAAATCGCCGCCAACCCCGAATTACGCCAACAATTGAGCCAAGCTGGCCAACGCATCGCCTGCTCATTCCGCTGGGAAACCATTGCCCAATTGCATACGACGCTCTATCAACAATTGCTCGACGCGCAGCAAACCAAGCACGAGCATGATGAGGGGTCAGCATTCAGCGGCTAG